In the Hordeum vulgare subsp. vulgare chromosome 7H, MorexV3_pseudomolecules_assembly, whole genome shotgun sequence genome, one interval contains:
- the LOC123412640 gene encoding leaf-specific thionin-like, translating into MESISLKSIIIGVLMLGLVLQQTHIEAKSCCCSTTTRNCYNVCRVTGSSRPTCASLCGCKILEKCVPPCDRFNLVTDADEAKSIEFCKLGCMSSLCGNINSVVASQEVNDVKDHCKTGCYHLCTKDYEFGEVLA; encoded by the exons ATGGAATCCATAAGTCTTAAGAGTATCATTATTGGAGTGCTCATGCTAGGACTAGTCCTTCAACAGACCCATATAGAGGCCAAGAGCTGTTGTTGTTCCACCACGACAAGAAACTGCTATAATGTATGTCGTGTCACCGGTTCCTCTCGGCCTACATGTGCAAGTTTATGTGGTTGCAAGATTTTGGAAAAATGTGTGCCTCCATGTGACCGCTTCAACCTTGTCACGGACGCAG ACGAAGCAAAATCCATTGAGTTCTGCAAGTTGGGATGCATGTCCTCATTGTGCGGGAACATCAACTCTG TTGTTGCGAGTCAAGAAGTGAACGATGTCAAAGATCATTGCAAAACTGGATGCTACCATCTCTGcactaaggattatgaatttggcGAAGTCCTTGCTTAA